One Vibrio neonatus genomic window carries:
- a CDS encoding DUF3019 domain-containing protein has product MNRLLYCCLLSLAGTTPVMAKGKDVSFTATPEQCVALHKGQTCYQDIVFQWKTPLDGKFCLLQSDTGEQVICWQGRLMQEYQYNFSNNKTTKFRLIDQNTAQPLAEVKVVVTWVYKAPKQSQSGWRLF; this is encoded by the coding sequence ATGAATAGACTACTTTACTGCTGTTTATTATCGCTAGCGGGCACAACCCCTGTCATGGCGAAAGGAAAAGATGTCTCTTTCACTGCCACACCGGAACAATGTGTCGCACTGCATAAGGGACAGACCTGTTATCAAGACATTGTTTTTCAATGGAAAACACCGCTAGATGGAAAGTTTTGTTTATTACAATCCGATACTGGTGAACAAGTGATCTGCTGGCAAGGCCGTTTGATGCAAGAATATCAATACAATTTCAGTAATAATAAAACCACAAAGTTTCGCTTAATAGATCAAAATACGGCACAACCGTTAGCCGAAGTCAAAGTGGTGGTCACTTGGGTATATAAAGCACCTAAGCAATCGCAATCAGGATGGAGACTATTTTGA
- a CDS encoding response regulator, with protein sequence MTDKKHILVVEDDASLSEWIGDYLLDHDYNITIASQGDYALEMIEEETPDLVLLDVMLPVKNGFDVCKEARKFYSGPILFMTACVEDGDEIKGLEVGADDYLTKPIRPKVMLAHIKALLRRASDEVPKELLQFDSLTLNATAKSVTIDEHQLDLNSNEFDAFWALASKEGTVVPRTELITQLRGIEYDGFDRSIDIRISRLRKKLQEAPAQPYKIKTIRGKGYLFCREDE encoded by the coding sequence TTGACCGATAAAAAACACATCTTAGTCGTTGAAGACGATGCCTCTCTTTCAGAATGGATTGGCGATTACCTCCTTGATCATGACTACAACATCACCATTGCTAGTCAAGGCGACTATGCGCTAGAAATGATTGAAGAAGAAACACCAGATTTGGTATTGCTGGATGTCATGTTGCCGGTAAAAAACGGTTTTGATGTCTGTAAAGAAGCCAGAAAGTTTTATTCCGGCCCTATCCTATTTATGACCGCTTGCGTTGAAGACGGTGATGAAATCAAAGGCTTAGAAGTTGGCGCGGATGATTATTTGACTAAACCCATCCGTCCTAAAGTGATGCTCGCTCATATTAAAGCCTTGTTGCGCCGCGCCAGTGATGAAGTGCCAAAAGAGCTTTTGCAATTTGACTCTCTGACTTTAAACGCCACAGCAAAATCGGTCACGATTGATGAACATCAACTGGATCTAAACTCCAACGAATTTGACGCTTTTTGGGCTCTGGCTTCTAAAGAAGGCACTGTGGTACCCAGAACTGAGCTTATCACTCAATTGCGCGGCATCGAATATGATGGGTTTGATCGCTCAATCGATATTCGCATTTCTCGTTTACGTAAAAAACTGCAAGAAGCTCCCGCGCAACCTTACAAAATCAAAACGATTCGAGGTAAAGGTTATCTATTTTGTCGTGAAGACGAATAA
- a CDS encoding ATP-binding protein, protein MRKLIVSLVIAVLASIVILGWSISQYAQQHESKVASVTTAERIQALKLAGNSLAQIFDDQSNAQNNSQNNAQRNGQTTNTNTRQSLLESWNKHNQEQLSVVNEASFPLPPSLRTQFIRDGQLTLQSDEGISLHYRLPKTQQVLNIQTQLMPVEEQSMDLNKMYTALFYTGIVIILLLWVSPLIKQLLNLSKATKSFGMGDLQHRIEIHKSSYISEIEHEFNGMADRIQQLIDDNKLLSRAVSHDLKTPIARLRFGIEALEETDNEKLKLKYFARLNHDLNSMEELVSTLLSYARLDQANIKPELEPVELNSWLQTKLASYSMDKHKLIFTPSSNAIWVHSDPMYLSMQVGNLLSNAERFGQSTIKVQLTTTEHNAILSVDDDGKGIDEQEAAQVIKPFVRGQQSRDNAGHGMGLAIVNRIGHWMGSPLSIHRSPELGGASMQLTFSMIDEIK, encoded by the coding sequence ATGAGAAAACTCATTGTCTCACTGGTGATTGCTGTTCTTGCATCGATAGTGATCTTAGGTTGGTCAATCAGTCAGTATGCGCAGCAGCATGAAAGTAAAGTGGCGTCCGTTACCACCGCAGAGCGTATACAAGCACTAAAACTTGCAGGCAATAGCTTAGCTCAGATTTTTGATGACCAAAGCAATGCGCAAAATAATTCTCAAAACAATGCGCAACGTAACGGTCAAACAACTAATACCAATACTCGCCAAAGCCTTCTGGAAAGTTGGAATAAGCACAACCAAGAGCAACTGTCTGTTGTTAACGAAGCTAGCTTTCCTCTGCCCCCTTCATTAAGGACACAATTTATTCGCGACGGGCAACTGACATTGCAATCCGATGAAGGTATTTCTCTACATTATCGACTGCCAAAAACACAGCAAGTGCTTAATATCCAGACCCAGTTGATGCCTGTTGAAGAACAATCGATGGATCTTAATAAGATGTACACCGCGCTCTTCTATACCGGCATCGTCATTATATTACTGCTGTGGGTATCGCCTTTAATTAAGCAATTATTGAACCTAAGTAAGGCGACAAAATCGTTTGGCATGGGGGATTTGCAGCATCGTATTGAAATACATAAATCGTCTTATATCTCTGAGATAGAACATGAATTTAACGGTATGGCTGACCGCATACAACAGCTTATTGATGATAATAAGTTACTAAGTCGCGCCGTATCCCATGATTTGAAAACGCCAATTGCGCGCCTAAGATTTGGAATTGAAGCGTTAGAAGAAACCGATAACGAAAAGCTTAAACTTAAGTATTTTGCGCGCTTAAATCATGATCTTAATTCTATGGAAGAACTCGTATCGACGCTTTTGAGCTACGCCAGGCTTGACCAAGCCAATATTAAGCCAGAATTAGAGCCTGTAGAACTCAATAGTTGGTTACAGACAAAACTGGCAAGTTACTCAATGGATAAACATAAGCTCATCTTTACCCCGAGCTCAAATGCTATATGGGTACATAGCGATCCTATGTATCTGTCTATGCAAGTGGGCAATTTATTGAGTAATGCTGAACGTTTTGGGCAATCTACCATCAAAGTTCAGCTAACAACGACAGAGCACAACGCCATACTCAGTGTAGATGACGACGGCAAAGGCATTGATGAACAAGAAGCTGCGCAAGTAATCAAACCTTTTGTCCGCGGCCAACAAAGCCGAGACAACGCCGGCCACGGCATGGGACTAGCAATAGTCAACCGCATCGGCCATTGGATGGGCTCCCCCCTTTCAATTCACCGCTCCCCCGAACTTGGCGGCGCCAGCATGCAATTAACCTTCTCCATGATTGACGAAATCAAGTGA
- a CDS encoding CC0125/CC1285 family lipoprotein → MKLFKRISVIAIFACMLSACATPYNTEKSFWTFGQGFETTQIAPDSWQISFVGNDHTDRALMRKYVMHKSAKLCHDAGFPYFIYTTEQTTRDAVGGVGVGTKINKDFMFNTSSTLQKGTSIVEVTGLKTKPANPTGRVYDTEFLLKHLKVDE, encoded by the coding sequence ATGAAACTATTTAAACGTATATCAGTCATTGCCATATTTGCATGTATGTTGTCGGCGTGTGCAACGCCGTACAACACTGAAAAAAGTTTTTGGACCTTTGGTCAAGGTTTTGAAACCACGCAAATAGCACCAGATAGCTGGCAAATTAGTTTTGTAGGTAATGATCACACTGATAGAGCTTTGATGCGAAAATACGTTATGCATAAATCTGCAAAATTATGTCATGACGCAGGTTTCCCATACTTTATCTATACCACCGAGCAGACAACGCGTGATGCGGTTGGCGGTGTAGGAGTGGGAACTAAAATCAATAAAGACTTTATGTTCAACACGTCAAGTACGTTGCAAAAAGGGACAAGTATTGTTGAGGTCACCGGCCTAAAAACAAAACCTGCAAATCCAACAGGTCGCGTTTACGATACAGAGTTTTTATTGAAGCACCTAAAAGTAGACGAATAG
- the ompV gene encoding outer membrane protein OmpV, with product MKTISLAISAILLSHAALADTGNTYVRNGNIYTHEGHAVVGAGVITGSKMYKGQKDHTSAYINGGYHGVDFNADLNSVNYRFLGNNEDTFNMSVFVATNPGLDADDATILKGMKDRDISADLGLNADVHLGQGTLSGKFQQDVTGAYEGFQGDLTYYHPLAFGSVDFVPYAGVHYYSEKFVNYYTGVSAADATAERHEYKGDGAFAYKVGYAMVIPVTEHVDITQSTGYSYLTSDFADSPLIETQNQWSSTLGVNYTF from the coding sequence ATGAAAACAATTAGTTTAGCAATCTCAGCGATTTTATTATCACATGCAGCGTTAGCTGATACAGGTAACACATACGTTCGTAACGGTAACATCTATACACATGAAGGCCATGCAGTAGTCGGCGCTGGTGTAATTACTGGTAGCAAAATGTACAAAGGTCAAAAAGACCATACTAGTGCTTACATCAATGGTGGTTACCATGGCGTTGATTTTAACGCGGACTTAAACAGCGTTAACTACCGTTTCTTGGGTAACAACGAAGATACATTCAACATGAGTGTGTTCGTGGCAACTAACCCTGGTTTAGATGCGGATGATGCGACAATCCTTAAAGGTATGAAAGACCGCGACATTAGCGCTGACCTAGGTTTGAACGCCGATGTTCATCTTGGTCAAGGTACTCTTTCTGGTAAATTCCAACAAGATGTAACTGGCGCATATGAAGGCTTCCAAGGTGACTTAACTTACTACCACCCATTAGCATTTGGTAGTGTTGATTTTGTTCCTTACGCTGGTGTTCACTACTACAGCGAAAAATTTGTTAACTACTACACTGGCGTTTCTGCTGCTGATGCAACTGCTGAACGTCATGAATACAAAGGTGACGGAGCGTTCGCTTATAAAGTAGGTTACGCAATGGTTATCCCTGTAACTGAGCACGTTGATATTACTCAATCAACTGGTTACTCATACTTAACTTCTGACTTTGCTGATTCACCACTGATTGAAACTCAAAATCAATGGTCATCAACACTGGGTGTGAACTATACATTCTAA
- a CDS encoding YdcH family protein produces the protein MLNENHAFIIDFPELKLDIVQLNHDYPLFKAKLDEYHQLDYQIRELEVSGSPIEDNEMHDLKLKRMELKDSLYLQLTQHHGVRS, from the coding sequence ATGTTGAACGAAAACCACGCCTTTATTATTGATTTTCCTGAGTTAAAGCTCGATATCGTTCAGTTAAATCATGACTATCCCTTGTTTAAAGCCAAGCTTGATGAATATCATCAACTCGATTATCAGATCCGCGAACTGGAAGTCTCTGGCAGCCCAATAGAAGACAATGAGATGCATGACCTCAAATTAAAACGAATGGAACTAAAAGACAGTTTGTATCTTCAGTTGACGCAACACCATGGGGTCAGGTCTTGA
- a CDS encoding pseudouridine synthase, which yields MRLDKFVCKSTDLNKIDALFHIHNGHVSINGNIETKEQTQVHENNVIKLNNQVLTPRPFRYIVMNKLSGTICSNIDEVYPSLFNSMQIEKVSELHIAGRLDADTTGMVLITDDGRWSFAITNPQHKCPKVYRVTLAKDIAADAKERFKQGILLQGESAPTRPATLEVLSEKDVRLCIVEGKFHQVKRMFSAIGNRVVSLHREQIGTLTLDVEPGQWRYLSPQEVHSFSKE from the coding sequence ATGCGTCTTGATAAATTTGTTTGTAAAAGCACCGACTTAAATAAAATAGATGCATTGTTTCATATTCATAACGGGCACGTTTCTATTAATGGCAATATAGAGACGAAAGAACAAACCCAAGTACATGAAAACAATGTCATAAAGTTAAATAATCAAGTGCTTACCCCTCGACCTTTTCGGTATATTGTAATGAATAAACTAAGTGGCACTATTTGTTCTAATATCGACGAAGTCTATCCCTCATTATTTAATTCAATGCAAATAGAGAAGGTCTCAGAGCTGCATATCGCCGGACGTTTAGATGCCGATACCACAGGTATGGTATTAATCACGGATGACGGACGCTGGTCATTTGCTATCACCAATCCACAGCATAAGTGCCCCAAGGTTTATCGTGTCACTCTTGCTAAAGATATTGCAGCTGATGCCAAAGAGAGATTTAAACAAGGTATCTTACTGCAAGGAGAGTCTGCGCCTACGCGCCCTGCTACTTTAGAGGTGCTATCAGAGAAAGACGTTCGTCTATGTATCGTTGAAGGGAAGTTCCATCAGGTGAAGCGCATGTTCTCAGCAATAGGCAATCGAGTGGTTAGCCTGCACAGAGAGCAAATAGGCACATTAACATTAGATGTTGAGCCGGGGCAGTGGCGTTACCTTTCACCACAAGAAGTGCATTCATTTAGCAAAGAATAG
- a CDS encoding ABC transporter permease subunit: MLGYFIKRLLLIIPTFLGITVLIFCLTRFVPGGPVERMISQMQMSGGAKTASQTLSESEINELKALYGMDKPVYIAYSDWLKDLVHLNLGVSTRYYDPVWSMIKERMPVSLFYGVIALILSYGIAIPLGIYKAIHHGSKGDNISSVIIFIGYSMPNYVLGVLLLSLLAFYFDVLPLGGFTSNNFEELTLLGKVQDLFTHAILPVICYTIADVAILTMTMKNNLLENLSSDYIKTAVSKGLTYKDSVYKHALRNSLIPIASHFGSVISVFLAGSFLIEVVFNIDGIGLLGYEAIIQRDYPVVMGILSLSALLLMFGNIISDLCVAAVDPRVKFGK, translated from the coding sequence TTGCTAGGTTATTTTATTAAGAGACTTTTACTGATTATTCCTACCTTTTTAGGAATAACAGTACTGATCTTTTGTTTGACTCGTTTTGTTCCAGGTGGCCCTGTTGAACGAATGATCTCACAAATGCAAATGAGCGGTGGGGCTAAAACAGCCTCTCAGACCCTTTCTGAAAGTGAAATCAACGAGTTAAAAGCACTGTACGGCATGGATAAACCCGTCTATATCGCATACTCAGACTGGTTGAAAGACTTGGTTCACCTCAACCTTGGCGTATCAACCCGTTACTATGATCCGGTTTGGAGCATGATTAAAGAGCGTATGCCGGTGTCTTTATTCTACGGTGTTATAGCGTTAATTCTTAGCTACGGTATCGCAATTCCTCTGGGGATATACAAAGCGATTCACCATGGTAGCAAAGGCGACAATATCAGCTCGGTCATCATTTTTATTGGCTATTCAATGCCAAACTATGTGCTAGGGGTGCTATTGCTTTCCTTACTTGCCTTCTATTTTGACGTGTTACCTCTCGGGGGATTCACCAGCAATAATTTTGAAGAACTCACCTTATTGGGCAAAGTGCAGGATCTGTTTACTCACGCCATCTTACCGGTGATCTGTTACACCATTGCCGACGTCGCCATCTTAACCATGACGATGAAAAACAACTTACTTGAGAACCTATCCTCGGATTACATCAAAACAGCGGTAAGCAAAGGCTTAACTTACAAAGATTCAGTCTACAAACACGCTCTTAGAAATAGTCTCATTCCGATTGCGAGCCACTTTGGTTCAGTGATCAGTGTCTTCCTAGCGGGCTCATTCTTAATTGAAGTGGTATTCAATATCGACGGTATTGGACTGCTTGGCTACGAAGCTATTATTCAAAGGGATTACCCTGTTGTAATGGGTATTCTGTCTCTTTCTGCACTGCTGCTTATGTTCGGTAATATCATATCGGATCTGTGTGTAGCAGCCGTTGATCCTCGCGTTAAGTTTGGTAAATAA
- a CDS encoding ABC transporter permease, whose amino-acid sequence MFNFDELTKKKIARFRSIKRGYFSLIFLVLLVVLSLFSEALVNSKALVVSYQGHLYFPTYSKMRTGNDFGEQYGYEANYRELQAKFEKQDQGDWVIMPIVPWNPLEQDYSNGFPPSAPNAHSQHYLGTDNSGRDVLARLIYGFRIAIFYAFITLAICYFIGVIVGSAMGYLGGKFDLIMQRIIEIWSMLPMLYVIMILVSIMKPNFALFVFINVLFGWIPITWYMRSISYKERAREYVLAARAQGAGTWRIITKHILPNTLVMIVTLAPFTIVANISTLTALDYLGLGLTPPTPSWGDLLQQGKSNLDAWWIMSSVVFSIVGILTMITFIGEAIREAFDPKKQTKYS is encoded by the coding sequence ATGTTTAACTTTGATGAATTAACTAAAAAGAAAATTGCACGCTTTCGTTCAATTAAACGAGGCTACTTTTCTCTTATATTTTTAGTACTGCTGGTCGTGCTGTCACTGTTTTCAGAGGCACTGGTCAACAGTAAAGCCTTGGTGGTTTCTTACCAAGGTCACCTGTACTTCCCAACGTATTCGAAAATGCGTACTGGTAATGATTTTGGTGAGCAATACGGCTACGAAGCGAACTATCGCGAACTACAAGCTAAGTTTGAAAAACAAGATCAGGGCGACTGGGTCATCATGCCTATCGTACCTTGGAATCCACTAGAGCAAGACTACTCTAACGGCTTCCCACCTAGCGCGCCTAACGCGCACTCTCAGCATTATCTTGGTACTGATAACTCAGGTCGAGATGTGTTAGCGCGATTGATCTACGGCTTCCGTATCGCCATTTTCTACGCCTTTATTACACTCGCCATCTGTTACTTCATTGGGGTTATCGTCGGCAGTGCTATGGGCTACTTAGGCGGTAAGTTTGACCTCATTATGCAACGTATTATTGAAATCTGGTCCATGTTACCCATGCTGTACGTGATCATGATATTAGTCTCGATAATGAAGCCGAACTTTGCCCTGTTTGTCTTTATCAACGTCCTGTTTGGTTGGATTCCAATCACTTGGTACATGCGTTCCATTTCTTACAAAGAGCGAGCACGTGAATACGTACTGGCGGCCAGAGCACAAGGTGCTGGCACATGGCGCATCATCACCAAGCACATCCTACCGAACACGCTAGTAATGATTGTCACTTTGGCGCCGTTTACCATTGTTGCCAACATTTCTACCTTGACTGCACTCGACTATTTAGGTTTAGGCTTAACTCCCCCTACCCCAAGCTGGGGTGATTTATTGCAACAAGGTAAATCCAACCTTGATGCATGGTGGATCATGAGTTCCGTTGTGTTCTCGATTGTGGGAATTCTCACCATGATTACTTTCATCGGTGAAGCGATTCGTGAAGCCTTCGATCCTAAGAAACAAACTAAGTACAGCTAA
- a CDS encoding extracellular solute-binding protein produces the protein MNLNTLKLSTLLVALLGTTLLAPVYANAAPATSAPATTQQAKQAPQLPKDLKWISNPDLPLFASEQAKRGGTLNLYVPSYPLTMRTIGPDSNTSFRSYLMDGHPNLVGIHPNTLQPYPELAEQWAFGKDGKTMYFRLDPKATWSDGVPITADDYAFLFEYVKNKNVHAPFYSNYYTEKIVNLTIYDKYTISLQSSDALPEDLLIDRINLQPKPRHFFKNGIGKNYIREYNWKAEPTTGAYYVSALKKGRTIEMSHVKDWWGYHNRYLKNRFNVDKIRFSVIRDPDLAYRYFEKGELDVFNINSQKLWFDKTSSEPFQKGYIVKSMLNNEVSVGASGLWLNMVDPLLKNSELRAGVAYAIDFESVIKHVRHGESTRQNGFGTLVGAYATPKDIGVKPFSPVEAKKHFAKAGYSTLGSDGLLYNKQGNSLQVTLTYLSARNTADVIILKEQAKKAGLDLELKLVDGSTGFKSLLEKKFQMAYLSMSSGLYPAYRQYFHSSNIVPQTNNFFSFANPEMDKLIAKFDQASTVAEQVKQSNKIQRMVMASNCFIPGTVSQFTRAAHWRYVRLPDKVGSAQSRFLFDENSLDQGLMWIDTDLKHEVLQAKSEGKTFPKMTHLSTQVIGQ, from the coding sequence ATGAATCTAAATACACTAAAACTATCAACGTTATTGGTTGCGCTATTAGGAACAACACTATTAGCGCCTGTTTACGCCAATGCCGCGCCAGCTACATCAGCGCCAGCAACGACTCAACAGGCAAAACAAGCTCCGCAACTGCCTAAAGACTTAAAATGGATATCAAATCCGGATCTGCCATTGTTTGCCAGTGAACAGGCCAAACGTGGTGGCACGCTTAACTTGTATGTTCCGTCATACCCATTGACTATGCGTACTATCGGTCCAGACTCGAATACCTCGTTTCGTTCATACTTAATGGATGGCCATCCAAACCTAGTAGGCATCCATCCAAACACGCTACAACCTTATCCTGAGCTGGCTGAGCAATGGGCATTTGGTAAAGACGGCAAAACCATGTATTTCCGTTTAGATCCAAAAGCGACTTGGTCTGATGGTGTACCAATCACCGCAGATGACTATGCGTTTCTATTTGAATACGTAAAAAACAAGAACGTACACGCACCGTTTTATAGCAACTACTACACCGAAAAAATCGTTAATCTAACCATCTACGATAAATACACTATTTCGTTACAATCGTCTGATGCGTTACCGGAAGATCTGCTTATCGACCGCATTAACTTGCAACCGAAACCAAGACACTTTTTCAAAAATGGTATTGGTAAAAACTACATCCGTGAATACAACTGGAAAGCAGAGCCAACAACAGGTGCGTACTACGTTTCGGCACTTAAAAAAGGCCGTACGATTGAGATGTCACACGTTAAAGATTGGTGGGGCTACCATAACCGCTATCTTAAAAATCGCTTTAACGTAGATAAGATTCGTTTCTCCGTCATTCGCGACCCAGATTTAGCCTATCGCTACTTTGAGAAAGGTGAGTTGGATGTGTTCAACATCAACTCGCAGAAATTATGGTTTGATAAAACCAGTTCTGAACCTTTCCAAAAGGGTTACATTGTTAAATCAATGCTTAATAACGAAGTGTCTGTAGGTGCTTCTGGCCTGTGGCTTAACATGGTCGATCCACTGCTTAAAAACAGCGAACTTCGCGCAGGTGTTGCATACGCCATCGACTTTGAATCTGTTATCAAGCACGTCCGTCATGGTGAATCGACACGACAAAATGGCTTTGGTACGTTAGTCGGCGCTTATGCCACGCCAAAAGATATAGGTGTTAAGCCCTTCTCCCCTGTCGAAGCGAAAAAACACTTTGCCAAAGCGGGCTATAGCACGTTAGGTTCGGATGGACTGCTGTACAACAAGCAAGGTAATTCACTACAAGTGACCTTGACTTACCTAAGTGCGCGCAATACCGCCGACGTGATTATCCTAAAAGAACAAGCTAAAAAAGCAGGTTTGGATCTTGAGTTGAAACTGGTTGATGGCTCAACTGGGTTTAAATCGCTATTAGAGAAGAAATTCCAAATGGCTTACTTGTCTATGTCATCAGGCTTATACCCTGCGTACCGACAGTATTTCCATTCCAGCAATATTGTTCCGCAAACCAACAACTTTTTCAGTTTTGCCAATCCAGAAATGGACAAGTTGATTGCCAAATTTGATCAGGCGTCTACGGTCGCTGAGCAAGTAAAACAATCGAACAAAATCCAACGCATGGTAATGGCATCCAACTGCTTTATCCCTGGGACTGTGTCGCAATTTACTCGCGCGGCGCATTGGCGTTATGTTCGCCTGCCAGACAAAGTAGGTTCTGCACAATCTCGATTCTTATTCGACGAAAATAGTCTTGATCAGGGATTAATGTGGATCGACACCGATCTAAAACATGAAGTTCTACAAGCAAAAAGTGAAGGCAAAACCTTCCCTAAAATGACGCATTTAAGCACTCAAGTCATCGGTCAATAA
- a CDS encoding ABC transporter ATP-binding protein, with protein sequence MSNKALLSLHNVTTKFNTDEGDITALNGVTFDVIKGRTLGIVGESGCGKSITAASIMNLLPQPYGRVTEGEILFEGRDITKLNEAERCKLRGHDISMIFQDPMTALNPVVRVGKQVEEVYELHSTKYTTDATRRQAALEMFKKVGISEPEKRLDVYPHELSGGMRQRVMIAMALACEPKVLIADEPTTALDVTIQAQILELMKRMQEELGMAILFITHDLGVVAEICDDVAVMYAGNVVEQGDVYQIFGKPTHPYTQGLLASMPTVSSVPKTQLTTIEGSVPQLKDMPSGCRFVNRCTKAMDHCHSTRPEPALVEPGHLVSCLAVKEVM encoded by the coding sequence ATGTCAAATAAAGCATTGCTGTCACTGCACAACGTGACCACTAAGTTCAATACCGATGAAGGTGATATTACCGCGCTAAACGGCGTGACATTTGATGTTATCAAAGGTCGTACCCTTGGCATCGTTGGTGAATCTGGCTGTGGTAAAAGTATCACTGCAGCATCAATCATGAACCTACTACCCCAACCTTACGGTCGCGTGACTGAAGGTGAAATACTGTTTGAAGGTCGTGATATCACCAAACTTAACGAAGCCGAGCGCTGCAAACTTCGTGGTCATGATATTTCAATGATCTTCCAAGATCCGATGACAGCGCTAAACCCAGTAGTGCGTGTCGGCAAGCAAGTGGAAGAAGTGTATGAACTGCATAGCACGAAATACACCACAGACGCTACCCGCCGTCAGGCCGCCCTAGAAATGTTCAAAAAAGTGGGCATTTCTGAGCCGGAAAAACGTTTAGATGTTTACCCGCATGAGCTTTCAGGTGGTATGCGTCAACGTGTCATGATTGCGATGGCGCTCGCCTGTGAGCCCAAAGTATTGATCGCTGATGAACCTACTACGGCATTGGATGTGACCATTCAAGCGCAAATTCTTGAGCTGATGAAACGCATGCAAGAAGAGTTGGGAATGGCAATTTTGTTCATTACCCACGATTTAGGTGTCGTGGCTGAAATTTGTGATGACGTTGCGGTTATGTATGCCGGTAATGTCGTTGAACAAGGCGACGTTTATCAAATCTTTGGTAAACCTACCCACCCTTATACACAGGGGCTGTTGGCTTCCATGCCAACTGTTTCTTCGGTACCAAAAACGCAGCTCACTACCATTGAGGGCAGCGTACCACAATTAAAAGATATGCCGTCTGGTTGTCGCTTCGTCAACCGTTGTACTAAAGCAATGGATCATTGTCATAGCACTAGACCAGAGCCGGCACTGGTTGAACCTGGCCACCTTGTTTCTTGTCTTGCTGTTAAAGAGGTTATGTAA
- a CDS encoding ABC transporter ATP-binding protein codes for MTQATPLLQIKDLKQHFLVSNKLFQPKKYVYAVDGVSFDLYPGQTIGLVGESGCGKSTVGRTLLKLYEPTAGSIFFEGRDITNLNAKEMTSLRKEMQIILQDPLESLNQRHTVGDIIKEPFEIHGIGTAKERDQWVSELLVKVGLRPNAASRFPHEFSGGQRQRIGIARAIALKPKLIVCDESVSALDVSVQAQIVNLLLDLQKEMNIALIFIAHDLSVVRHVSDVIAVMYLGKFVEIGNAEEVFNTPKHPYTEALISAIPQPDPWAKKDRIILDGDIPSPMNPPKGCAFSTRCRLAEKGCFERSPTLSCDEHKVACHLV; via the coding sequence ATGACTCAAGCGACTCCTTTACTCCAAATTAAAGATTTGAAACAGCACTTTTTGGTCTCCAACAAACTGTTTCAACCCAAAAAATACGTATATGCCGTGGATGGCGTCTCTTTTGACCTCTATCCCGGCCAAACCATTGGTCTTGTGGGCGAATCTGGGTGTGGTAAAAGCACCGTAGGACGTACCTTACTTAAATTGTACGAGCCAACTGCAGGGAGCATCTTCTTTGAAGGTCGTGACATCACGAACTTAAATGCCAAAGAGATGACTTCACTTCGTAAAGAAATGCAGATCATATTACAAGACCCTCTTGAGAGCCTAAACCAACGCCATACTGTCGGGGACATCATCAAAGAACCCTTCGAGATCCATGGCATAGGCACAGCAAAAGAGCGAGACCAATGGGTTTCAGAATTGTTAGTCAAAGTAGGATTGCGACCTAATGCCGCTTCACGTTTCCCACATGAATTCTCTGGTGGCCAACGTCAACGCATCGGGATCGCGCGTGCCATTGCGCTTAAGCCAAAACTGATCGTATGTGACGAATCCGTATCAGCCTTAGACGTTTCTGTGCAGGCGCAAATCGTAAACCTGCTTCTTGACTTACAAAAGGAAATGAACATCGCATTAATTTTTATTGCGCATGATCTTTCTGTAGTCCGACATGTTTCGGACGTAATTGCCGTGATGTACTTAGGAAAGTTTGTAGAAATAGGTAACGCTGAAGAAGTCTTCAACACACCTAAACATCCTTACACCGAAGCACTAATTTCTGCCATTCCTCAGCCTGATCCATGGGCTAAGAAAGACCGAATAATTTTAGATGGTGACATTCCTTCTCCAATGAATCCACCAAAAGGGTGCGCGTTTTCAACAAGGTGCCGTCTTGCTGAAAAAGGATGCTTTGAACGTTCCCCTACCCTAAGTTGCGACGAGCACAAAGTAGCATGTCATTTAGTATAA